One window of Quercus robur chromosome 5, dhQueRobu3.1, whole genome shotgun sequence genomic DNA carries:
- the LOC126729018 gene encoding beta-xylosidase/alpha-L-arabinofuranosidase 2-like produces the protein MTLYEKVRQLGNRAYGVPRLGIPEYQWWSEALHGLSNAGPGTFFDNSVPHATSYPTPILTTASFNESLWNTIGKAVSTEARALYNLGHAGLTFWSPTINVARDPRWGRIIETPGEDPFVVGTYAVNYVRGLQDVEGTESNKYKDLNSRPLKVSACCKHFTAYDLDNWKGIERYSFDARVTEQDLVETFNRPFQMCVQNGDVSSVMCSFNRVNGIPACADHKLLKETVRQDWDLHGYIVADCDSVEVMIKDQKWLNVDNETAVSYTLQAGLDLDCGVYYTDNVESAVKHGKVGEGDVDQSLQYLYVVLMRLGIFDGQPQYNSLGINDVCTSAHIELAGEAAREGIVLLKNDNGVLPLATKRNETLAVVGPHANASVAMIGNYAFNPWDKGSPCRYSTPLNGFSSYGSVNYAVGCSDVKCANGNLIGAAVEAAKTADATIIVAGIDLSIEAETRDRLDILLPGNQTDLINQVADVAKGPVVLVIMSAGGVDISFAKSNPKIHAILWAGYPGAEGGQAIADVVFGKYNPGGRLPLTWYQADYVDKIPLTSLQLRPDNSKGYPGRTYKFYDGPTVFPYGYGLSYTKFNYTLKAAPSKLPTKLSKFQHCRDLPYKNGTIKPSCPAILIDDLRCHEKFTFDIEVKNVGNRDGDEVVLIYSQPPLGILGTHIKQLIKFQRVSVAARTSKLVHFAINICQGLGIVDSNGNAVLPSGSHTIIVGDHQIVHPIQLTYN, from the exons ATGACATTGTACGAGAAGGTACGACAACTAGGAAATCGTGCTTACGGAGTCCCAAGATTAGGGATACCTGAATACCAGTGGTGGTCTGAGGCACTCCATGGTTTGTCCAATGCTGGTCCAGGTaccttttttgataattcagtTCCACATGCAACCAGCTATCCCACGCCAATTCTCACAACGGCTTCATTCAACGAGTCATTGTGGAACACAATTGGGAAG GCTGTTTCCACAGAAGCACGAGCATTATACAATTTAGGGCATGCTGGATTAACATTTTGGAGTCCAACCATTAACGTAGCAAGGGATCCAAGATGGGGAAGAATCATTGAGACACCTGGTGAAGATCCATTCGTAGTTGGCACCTATGCTGTGAATTACGTGAGAGGCTTGCAGGATGTTGAGGGAACTGAGAGTAATAAATATAAGGATTTAAACTCAAGACCACTTAAAGTTTCTGCATGTTGCAAGCACTTTACTGCCTATGATCTTGACAATTGGAAAGGAATTGAGCGCTATAGTTTTGATGCTAGG gTGACGGAACAAGATTTGGTTGAGACATTTAACCGGCCCTTCCAAATGTGTGTTCAAAATGGTGATGTCAGTAGTGTCATGTGCTCTTTTAACCGTGTTAATGGCATACCTGCTTGTGCTGATCACAAACTCTTAAAGGAAACCGTTAGACAAGATTGGGATCTTCATGG ATATATAGTTGCAGATTGTGATTCTGTTGAAGTAATGATTAAGGACCAAAAATGGCTAAACGTTGACAATGAAACTGCAGTTTCATACACACTACAAGCAG gtttggatttggattgtGGAGTTTACTACACCGACAATGTTGAAAGTGCTGTGAAACATGGGAAGGTTGGGGAGGGAGATGTAGACCAGTCACTGCAATACCTCTATGTTGTGCTTATGAGGCTAGGAATATTTGATGGACAGCCTCAATACAATTCTCTCGGTATAAATGATGTGTGCACTAGCGCCCACATCGAATTAGCAGGAGAAGCAGCGAGGGAGGGAATTGTTCTTTTGAAGAATGACAATGGAGTTTTGCCATTGGCAACTAAAAGGAACGAAACCCTAGCAGTGGTTGGACCACATGCTAATGCTTCCGTTGCCATGATTGGAAACTATGCATTTAACCCATGGGACAAAGGTTCTCCATGTCGATACAGTACTCCACTTAATGGCTTCTCCAGTTATGGAAGTGTGAACTATGCAGTAGGATGCTCCGATGTTAAATGTGCTAATGGGAACTTGATAGGCGCAGCCGTGGAAGCCGCCAAAACTGCTGATGCCACCATAATTGTTGCGGGGATAGATTTATCAATTGAGGCAGAGACCAGAGACAGGTTGGACATCCTCCTTCCTGGAAATCAAACTGATCTTATCAACCAAGTTGCTGATGTTGCGAAAGGCCCAGTAGTTCTTGTAATCATGTCGGCTGGAGGTGTTGATATCTCCTTTGCTAAGAGTAACCCGAAAATCCATGCCATCTTGTGGGCTGGATATCCTGGAGCAGAAGGTGGTCAAGCCATTGCTGatgttgtttttggaaaatacaATCCAG GAGGAAGATTACCTCTTACTTGGTATCAAGCTGATTATGTTGACAAGATACCCCTAACATCCTTGCAATTAAGGCCAGACAATAGCAAAGGCTACCCAGGTCGAACATATAAATTCTACGATGGCCCTACTGTCTTCCCTTATGGTTATGGCCTCAGCTACACAAAATTCAACTATACACTAAAAGCCGCGCCATCAAAACTGCCGACAAAATTAAGTAAATTTCAACACTGCCGTGACCTACCATATAAAAATGGAACCATCAAGCCTAGCTGCCCAGCAATTTTAATAGATGACTTGAGATGTCATGAAAAATTCACATTTGACATTGAAGTAAAAAATGTGGGTAACAGAGATGGAGATGAAGTTGTGTTGATTTACTCACAGCCCCCACTTGGTATTCTTGGAACTCATATTAAGCAGTTGATTAAGTTCCAAAGGGTTTCTGTTGCAGCTAGGACGAGTAAGCTGGTTCATTTTGCCATTAATATTTGCCAGGGCTTGGGCATTGTAGACTCCAATGGTAATGCTGTCTTGCCATCTGGTTCCCACACAATCATCGTCGGTGATCATCAAATTGTACATCCAATTCAGTTAACATATAATTAG
- the LOC126727839 gene encoding uncharacterized protein LOC126727839, which produces MSNKKHNAPPSPSQPPPSSDVDDESPTITEEVNHALSANHNGNPAEALSLLKSTLSRHPNSALAHSALSFIQLKVANLDSPAADANDDDDRLLQLEHVRSSVKSSKRAVELCSVSLSFWFFHVVALVKLAQYDADAGFEAVIEACDTGLAIEHPTVVEERLKLDGEHEIESLRKQLRLIKLQSKYLVDAKSLGKMKGEIQELQDRKEEIEQRAITARKNLETPLSDTDNKRKLKNVKKVAANVDTVAARVKAYWNDRMSMELKKDLLSVELLLQFAKKDSPEAVAVVMQALEHVKAAKNWKFSTCCLCGERFFEVELNADHMKSVHLGTLSDELRSVEPEIEFDSVHDTVKSRKWRPVDVVAAKKMMEDLSRNKRGDEGLEESEVFMNQKEWPYCEDTRRDLIIDKIRSRLRVYLKIRFFVSSHLSVFMDLIMEMLKKRIPEQLLKEHWMDRTVLTACFLDISELNRVYEFLDDLHNICGLQSLSVSLARDEVRGMACVANHEKIVFNEDFSCVVFDKRMLRGELVVPNDGAAITSNADAETVLNDDECKDAIVDWLLGGTNISIGERLMQWTNFRETSKSQAMEFFKIYEAEFHRMQNFCEKKIEYLRDIKVWKNLESICVEEDKRREEISGYKPWSYEYLLLEQHKHIKRTDGDIVESDIIWNILKVDHVDNEIKLGIKKQIDELAEKLYKFDSIIRTTTIAMKQTGKKIDTVTSYDYRSIMVPLLKSFMQARLEDLANEDAEEKSKAAEKELLSELNLDDKKNSDKGGGNSTQGQGKSKVKKKKKDHRKAKEFKATGGSEEQQENVQQISFPAAHGGDDPPNPNPEIVVSVTTDELEQEERKLTPEEQKNLRMLEEHLELQRQIENEAKQKRLAEQNEVGTSAENEAKSDEKSSGLGQP; this is translated from the exons ATGAGTAACAAGAAACACAATGCACCACCCTCTCCCTCTCAACCTCCTCCTTCCTCCGACGTTGATGATGAATCACCCACCATCACCGAAGAAGTCAATCATGCCCTGAGTGCAAACCACAATGGCAACCCCGCCGAAGCCTTGAGTCTTCTCAAGTCCACCCTATCCCGCCACCCAAACTCCGCCCTCGCTCACAGCGCCCTCAGCTTCATCCAATTAAAAGTCGCCAATTTGGACAGCCCCGCTGCCGACGCCAACGACGACGACGACCGTCTTCTCCAACTCGAACATGTCAGGAGTTCCGTCAAGTCCTCCAAGCGAGCTGTCGAGTTATGCTCCGTCTCCCTCTCCTTCTGGTTCTTTCATGTTGTAGCACTCGTCAAATTAGCCCAATACGACGCCGATGCTGGCTTCGAAGCCGTGATCGAAGCATGCGACACTGGTTTGGCCATCGAACACCCCACCGTGGTAGAAGAAAGATTGAAACTTGACGGGGAACACGAAATTGAATCGCTCAGAAAGCAGCTCAGACTCATCAAATTGCAAAGCAAGTATCTCGTAGACGCTAAATCTTTGGGAAAGATGAAGGGTGAGATTCAAGAACTACAAGACAGAAAGGAAGAGATCGAGCAGAGAGCTATTACGGCGAGGAAGAACTTGGAAACACCCTTGTCGGACACGGACAACAAAAGAAAGCTCAAGAATGTCAAGAAAGTCGCGGCTAATGTTGACACGGTGGCGGCACGAGTCAAGGCTTACTGGAATGACAGGATGAGTATGGAGCTGAAGAAGGATTTGCTGAGTGTGGAGCTATTACTTCAATTTGCTAAGAAAGATTCACCGGAGGCTGTGGCGGTGGTGATGCAGGCGCTGGAGCATGTGAAGGCGGCAAAAAATTGGAAGTTTTCAACTTGTTGTCTTTGCGGGGAGAGGTTTTTCGAAGTCGAATTGAATGCGGATCATATGAAGAGTGTGCATTTAGGGACTTTATCCGATGAGCTTCGATCAGTTGAGCCGGAAATTGAATTTGATTCAGTCCATGACACCGTTAAATCAAGAAAGTGGAGACCCGTGGACGTTGTTGCTGCTAAGAAAATGATGGAAGATTTGTCAAGAAACAAGCGTGGAGATGAAGGCCTAGAAGAGTCTGAAGTTTTCATGAACCAGAAGGAATGGCCTTATTGCGAGGATACCAGGCGTGACctgataattgataaaattcGATCAAGGTTACGTGTGTACTTGAAGAttagattttttgtttcaaGTCATCTTTCAGTGTTCATGGACTTGATAATGGAAATGCTTAAGAAGCGAATCCCGGAACAGCTGCTTAAGGAACATTGGATGGATCGCACTGTGCTCACGGCATGCTTTCTTGACATCTCAGAGCTTAATCGTGTGTATGAGTTCTTGGATGATCTCCATAATATTTGTGGGTTACAGAGTCTCAGTGTCAGTCTTGCAAGGGATGAGGTTAGAGGTATGGCTTGTGTGGCTAATCATGAGAAGATTGTATTCAACGAGGACTTCTCTTGTGTAGTTTTCGACAAGAGAATGTTGCGCGGAGAGCTTGTGGTGCCAAATGATGGAGCCGCCATTACTTCTAATGCTGATGCTGAAACCGTATTAAATGATGATGAATGTAAAGATGCTATTGTGGATTGGTTATTGGGTGGTACTAATATTAGTATTGGTGAGCGATTAATGCAGTGGACAAATTTTAGAGAAACTAGTAAAAGTCAAGCGATGGAGTTTTTCAAGATCTATGAGGCTGAATTTCACCGGATGCAGAACTTttgtgaaaagaaaatagagtatTTGAGAGACATTAAGGTATGGAAGAATTTGGAGAGTATCTGTGTTGAAGAAGACAAGAGACGAGAAGAGATTTCAGGGTACAAACCATGGAGTTACGAGTATCTCTTGTTAGAGCAGCATAAACACATTAAGAGGACAGATGGTGATATTGTTGAGTCGGATATCATATGGAATATTTTAAAAGTAGATCATGTGgacaatgaaataaaattgggGATCAAGAAGCAGATTGATGAGCTGGCTGAAAAG CTTTACAAATTCGATTCTATAATCAGGACAACTACTATTGCTATGAAGCAGACGGGCAAGAAAATTGATACGGTAACTTCTTATGACTACCGATCAATTATGGTACCCCTGCTGAAGTCATTCATGCAG GCACGCCTGGAAGATCTGGCTAATGAGGATGCCGAAGAGAAGTCTAAGGCTGCAGAAAAAGAGTTGTTATCAGAACTTAATCTTGATGACAAGAAGAACTCCGACAAAGGAGGAGGTAATTCAACACAAGGGCAGGGAAAATCCAAggtcaaaaagaagaaaaaagatcaCAGAAAGGCAAAGGAATTTAAG GCAACTGGAGGTAGTGAGGAGCAGCAGGAAAATGTGCAGCAAAT TTCCTTTCCGGCTGCACATGGGGGAGATGATCCTCCTAATCCTAATCCTGAGATTGTTGTTTCTGTAACCACTGACGAATTGGAGCAAGAGGAAAGGAAACTTACACCTGAGGAGCAGAAAAATCTAAGAATGCTTGAAGAGCATCTGGAATTACAGAGGCAGATTGAGAATGAGGCCAAACAAAAGCGCCTTGCTGAGCAAAATGAGGTTGGTACCAGTGCAGAGAATGAGGCCAAATCAGATGAGAAATCAAGCGGACTTGGACAGCCGTAG
- the LOC126727840 gene encoding protein FAR-RED IMPAIRED RESPONSE 1-like: MALSILERNVSQTHSYVVGVFNQNGKYEVMWNPLDKTLSCSCRKFESFGILCRHGLKVLDVLDIKLIPNRYIMKRWRRDAKDGSGKNCTTHNINSDTQLEYVDRFRNLCPKYIQLVNEACETKEVHNILSLAIADLKKKLCDLRNCKANVEEDIIRPSTDFANKKDQLCASITIVPKGIKKREVHRNKKRRTKSWIEKMRKPKEGTSKKQTKKRKVQEEIYAHDVMAQKETEDIFSGNITSFTQLLMSVSTSSAVHQGGSSASVALASHLESTSSVVGSNDKINGAGGLLTQESVASGGL, encoded by the exons ATGGCACTTTCCATCCTAGAACGCAATGTGAGTCAAACACATAGTTATGTGGTTGGAGTTTTCaatcaaaatggaaaatatgAGGTCATGTGGAATCCATTAGATAAGACTCTATCTTGTAGTTGCAGAAAGTTTGAGTCATTTGGTATTTTATGTAGGCATGGTTTGAAAGTTCTTGATGTATTAGATATCAAGTTGATTCCTAATAGATATATCATGAAGAGGTGGAGAAGAGATGCAAAAGATGGAAGCGGAAAAAATTGCACAACACATAACATTAACTCAGATACTCAACTGGAATATGTAGATCGATTTCgaaatttatgtccaaaatatattcaattggTGAATGAGGCGTGTGAAACTAAAGAAGTCCATAATATCCTAAGCTTAGCAATTgcagatttgaaaaaaaaactttgtgacCTTAGGAATTGCAAAGCTAATGTAGAAGAAGACATCATTAGGCCTTCCACTGATTTTGCAAACAAAAAAGATCAATTATGTGCTTCGATTACGATTGTACCAAAAGGGATAAAGAAAAGAGAGGTTCATCGTAATAAAAAGCGTAGGACGAAATCATGGATAGAAAAGATGAGGAAACCAAAGGAAGGCACATCAAagaagcaaacaaagaaaagaaaagtgcagGAG GAAATATATGCACATGACGTCATGGCACAAAAGGAAACTGAGGATATATTTTCTGGAAATATTACTAGTTTTACACAACTTTTAATG TCGGTTTCTACAAGTTCTGCAGTACATCAAGGAGGCTCATCTGCAAGTGTTGCATTAGCATCACATTTAGAGAGTACATCAAGTGTTGTAGGCTCCAACGACAAAATTAATGGCGCTGGAGGTCTCTTGACTCAAGAAAGTGTTGCAAGTGGAGGTCTCTAG